A stretch of the Nosocomiicoccus ampullae genome encodes the following:
- a CDS encoding ABC transporter ATP-binding protein: MLLEVKNLKKEFGHGNNKVTALKNMNFSINEGEFVAIMGESGSGKSTLLNIIATFDTPTEGTVLIDGRDLSSLKNKDVAQFRRDQLGFVFQDFNVLHTMSNKDNILMPLVLSDVKPKIMKKKLIPLVEELNIESHINKFPYEISGGQQQRVAIARALITEPKILLADEPTGALDSKTSKETMELFQEVNESNQTILLVTHSVTDAAFSNRVLFIKDGKVYHEIYKGNDSNQAFQKRISDSLTMLSESGE, from the coding sequence ATGTTACTAGAAGTTAAAAACTTAAAAAAAGAATTTGGTCACGGAAATAATAAAGTGACGGCATTGAAAAATATGAATTTTTCAATCAATGAAGGTGAATTTGTTGCGATAATGGGAGAATCAGGTTCTGGAAAATCTACATTACTTAATATCATTGCAACTTTTGATACACCAACAGAAGGTACAGTTTTAATTGATGGCCGTGATTTATCATCGTTAAAAAATAAAGACGTTGCACAATTCCGTCGTGATCAACTCGGTTTTGTTTTCCAAGATTTTAATGTTCTTCATACCATGTCGAATAAGGATAATATATTAATGCCACTTGTCTTGTCAGATGTTAAACCGAAAATTATGAAGAAAAAACTAATACCACTTGTAGAGGAATTGAATATAGAATCACATATTAATAAATTTCCTTATGAAATTTCAGGGGGACAACAACAAAGAGTTGCTATTGCACGTGCACTTATTACAGAACCGAAGATATTATTAGCAGATGAACCTACAGGTGCATTAGACTCAAAGACTTCAAAAGAAACTATGGAGTTGTTTCAAGAAGTAAATGAGTCTAATCAAACAATTTTACTCGTTACACATTCAGTGACTGATGCAGCTTTTTCGAACCGTGTCTTATTTATAAAAGATGGTAAAGTGTACCATGAAATTTATAAAGGTAACGATTCAAATCAAGCATTTCAAAAAAGAATATCTGATAGTTTAACAATGTTAAGCGAAAGTGGTGAGTAG
- a CDS encoding sensor histidine kinase, which produces MKRYIYSKKNELLIIALILLLFLIVFYLFDFMFRAYLLSVSIIIIIYVIYFITHFFTFIDEENKTKQIEILEKQIQQLKNKQSSYQEEIESYFLLWVHQIKTPITASKLLLERKDENNKEEILQEIIQIDNYTNLALNYLKIMNESTDMSFKEIELDTIIQNIIKRYAMIFIHNKTKLHYEKIDSIVLTDPKWSTVMIEQILNNSLKYAKGNDIYIYFDQRTNELVIHDTGIGISESDLPKIFDKGYSGFNGMLDEKSSGVGLYIVRKISRRLNQKVSVDSKLNEYTIFKIKFKQSTTLQ; this is translated from the coding sequence ATGAAACGGTATATATATAGTAAGAAAAATGAACTTTTAATTATTGCGCTTATACTACTTTTATTTTTAATTGTATTTTATTTATTTGATTTTATGTTTCGAGCTTATTTATTAAGTGTTTCTATTATTATTATTATATACGTGATTTATTTTATTACTCACTTTTTTACTTTTATTGATGAGGAGAACAAAACAAAGCAAATAGAAATATTAGAAAAACAAATTCAGCAATTAAAAAATAAGCAAAGTAGTTACCAAGAAGAAATTGAATCTTACTTTTTATTGTGGGTGCATCAGATTAAAACACCTATTACTGCTTCAAAATTGCTACTTGAAAGAAAAGATGAAAATAATAAAGAAGAAATTTTACAAGAAATCATACAAATTGATAACTATACAAATTTGGCGCTAAACTATTTAAAAATTATGAATGAATCTACAGATATGTCATTTAAAGAAATAGAATTAGATACTATCATTCAAAATATTATAAAAAGATATGCAATGATTTTTATTCATAATAAAACGAAATTACATTATGAAAAAATTGATTCAATTGTTCTTACTGATCCAAAGTGGAGTACAGTTATGATAGAACAAATTTTAAACAATTCATTAAAATATGCAAAAGGGAATGACATTTATATTTACTTTGATCAAAGAACTAACGAGTTAGTCATTCATGATACTGGTATCGGAATTTCTGAATCGGATTTACCAAAGATTTTTGATAAAGGATATTCGGGTTTTAATGGTATGCTTGATGAAAAATCAAGTGGTGTCGGTTTGTATATAGTTCGCAAAATTTCACGTCGTTTAAACCAAAAAGTATCTGTAGATTCAAAGTTAAATGAGTATACTATTTTCAAAATAAAATTTAAACAGTCTACAACCTTACAATAA
- a CDS encoding response regulator transcription factor, translating to MKILIIEDDKIIRESFKLELNKWNFKVNYVENFNTITEQVKELKPHIILLDINLPSYNGYYWCQEIRKFSTVPIVFISSRHESMDQVMAMQMGGDDFIEKPFNMNVVISKIQALIRRTYEFNEDLNVLKKGKYNLSLDTMMFTYKEKSIEFTHTEYLIMQLLLQNLNHFVSRNSLIERCWESSHFIDDNTLAVNIARLRKKLKSIDLEGAIETKKNYGYRLKDD from the coding sequence ATGAAAATATTAATTATAGAAGATGACAAAATAATAAGAGAGAGTTTTAAATTAGAATTAAACAAATGGAACTTTAAAGTTAATTATGTTGAGAATTTCAATACAATTACTGAACAAGTAAAAGAATTAAAACCCCATATTATTTTGCTAGATATTAATTTACCTTCTTATAATGGATATTATTGGTGTCAAGAAATTCGTAAATTTTCAACAGTTCCTATTGTATTCATTAGTTCTAGACATGAAAGTATGGATCAAGTTATGGCGATGCAAATGGGTGGAGATGATTTTATAGAAAAGCCTTTTAATATGAATGTTGTCATCAGTAAAATTCAAGCATTAATTAGACGAACATATGAATTTAATGAGGATTTAAATGTATTGAAAAAAGGAAAATATAATCTCTCATTGGATACGATGATGTTTACATATAAAGAAAAATCAATAGAATTTACACATACAGAATACCTAATCATGCAACTATTACTCCAAAACTTAAATCACTTTGTGAGTCGTAATTCACTTATTGAGAGATGTTGGGAGTCTTCTCATTTTATTGATGATAATACACTAGCGGTAAACATTGCTCGACTGAGAAAGAAATTAAAATCGATTGATTTAGAAGGAGCTATTGAAACGAAAAAGAATTATGGTTACCGATTAAAGGATGATTAA
- the iadA gene encoding beta-aspartyl-peptidase has product MFTLIKNANLFTPKHLGKKDILFTQNKILKIEDEIDVQPLQQLFTVKIIDAKNNYVVPGFIDPHIHLLGGGGEGGFEKRTPEVQLSDLIKSGLTTVVGLLGTDGTTRHVTSLLAKARGLEKEGASTFMYTGNYDVPTPTITGNVKDDIILIDKIIGTAEIAISDSRSGQPTVQDLAKIIGDSRVGGLIGGKVGVTHFHTGPGKDYLSPLHEIIDQYELPASKIYATHINRSKSLMNDAIALGKKGAFIDITCDYDTAFGWVKYYVENDGQLSQLTLSTDGNGSLPTFDENGKLTGLEVAPTDTIIKTIQKVVEHNILSLEDALTLVTTNTSQALELESKGKIEKDYDADLLIINKDTFKLNEVFMKGRQMMSNGAVVVKGTFE; this is encoded by the coding sequence ATGTTTACATTAATTAAAAATGCTAACCTTTTTACACCGAAGCATTTAGGTAAAAAAGATATCTTATTTACTCAAAATAAAATATTAAAAATTGAAGATGAAATCGATGTTCAACCGCTTCAACAATTATTTACAGTTAAAATTATTGACGCTAAAAATAACTATGTTGTTCCTGGGTTTATTGATCCTCATATTCACTTACTTGGCGGCGGTGGTGAAGGCGGTTTTGAAAAGCGTACACCTGAAGTGCAGTTAAGTGATTTAATTAAATCAGGGTTAACGACTGTCGTTGGATTACTCGGTACTGACGGTACAACGAGACATGTTACTTCCCTACTCGCTAAAGCACGTGGGTTAGAAAAAGAAGGTGCGTCTACATTTATGTACACAGGTAACTACGACGTCCCAACTCCAACGATTACAGGTAACGTTAAAGACGATATTATTTTAATCGATAAAATCATCGGAACTGCTGAAATTGCAATTTCAGATTCAAGATCTGGCCAGCCAACTGTTCAAGATCTTGCAAAAATTATTGGAGATTCACGTGTTGGTGGATTAATTGGAGGAAAAGTTGGCGTTACACACTTCCATACTGGTCCAGGTAAAGATTACTTATCACCATTACATGAAATTATCGATCAATACGAACTTCCAGCTTCAAAAATATATGCAACACATATTAATAGAAGTAAATCATTAATGAACGATGCGATTGCACTTGGTAAAAAAGGTGCATTTATCGATATTACATGTGACTACGATACGGCTTTTGGATGGGTAAAATATTATGTAGAAAATGATGGACAGTTATCACAACTCACACTATCCACTGACGGGAATGGAAGTTTACCGACATTTGACGAGAATGGCAAACTAACAGGATTAGAAGTTGCTCCGACAGATACGATTATTAAAACGATTCAAAAAGTTGTTGAACATAATATTCTAAGTTTAGAAGATGCATTAACACTTGTGACAACAAATACGAGTCAAGCATTAGAATTAGAGTCAAAAGGAAAAATTGAAAAAGATTATGATGCAGATTTATTAATCATTAATAAAGATACCTTTAAATTAAACGAGGTCTTTATGAAAGGTAGACAAATGATGTCAAATGGTGCTGTCGTTGTAAAAGGAACATTTGAATAA
- a CDS encoding FtsX-like permease family protein: protein MTFKLISKLVFRNFKSLREIIVPFVIAISVMFGLEYILLSLIYNDYLIERNEFLPKLMKYANVIVGLLVLIFVIYAHNFVIKRRKKEFAINLVLGMEKKHIRLILFYELVLEFLVVSLLSIVLGYLFGNLIFLALNKMIQNSGVSIMDYPFKIEASIFLMLFIFFIFVILYVISNIHITKQSPIQLMKTEKAGEKKTSRLVILILSILGVISLIYGYYLALTTTGIMDSLFTILIAVVFVLIGTYFLFMSLTFIVLKILKSSNIYYNKKHFFTVSGLMSRMKSHVVGLASITMIITFLIVTLGLSLTTYRGIQTQVDHTQKYDYEMSITVFKEPAEVKQLYDELTMNKDVESLNMTKSLELPAIDNNGKIDNFNQLNKPSKSTMMYMIVRSIDSHNAYYNTNLNLDDDEILVSSNTKRYNKNTHFQFLDNDSLKTTYTDENFLQSQIAIDALYIVVPNETLYKKFQAYYTDDSGSAETKTLAFNAINDDAKERLDESVESFEADTQLPIRSKEEVKKTIYELNGGLVFIGVVVSITLLVGLFLIMYYKQISEGYSDKENYEIMQKLGLSFSLIKSTINRQILVIFGLPIVTAIIHTIFASKIIYTLLGLLAINDIKLFVTSYTSVIVIIMLVYIIMYIITSRTYIKIIGKK, encoded by the coding sequence ATGACATTTAAACTCATAAGTAAACTTGTTTTTAGAAATTTTAAATCACTTAGAGAGATAATTGTGCCATTTGTAATTGCGATTTCTGTGATGTTTGGACTTGAGTATATATTATTATCATTAATTTATAATGACTATTTAATTGAACGTAATGAATTTTTACCAAAATTAATGAAATATGCAAATGTTATCGTTGGTTTACTCGTTTTAATATTTGTTATTTATGCTCATAACTTTGTAATTAAACGACGTAAAAAAGAGTTTGCGATTAATTTAGTGCTTGGTATGGAGAAAAAGCACATTCGCTTAATACTGTTTTATGAATTGGTACTAGAGTTTTTAGTTGTATCATTATTAAGTATTGTTTTAGGATATTTATTTGGTAATTTAATATTTTTAGCATTGAATAAGATGATTCAAAATTCTGGTGTATCGATTATGGATTATCCATTTAAAATTGAAGCAAGTATCTTTTTAATGTTATTTATCTTTTTCATTTTCGTTATATTATATGTTATTAGTAATATTCATATTACAAAACAAAGTCCGATTCAATTAATGAAGACAGAGAAGGCTGGAGAAAAGAAAACTTCACGATTAGTTATATTAATCTTATCTATATTGGGAGTAATTTCACTTATATATGGTTACTACTTAGCATTAACCACTACAGGAATTATGGATTCGTTATTTACAATATTAATAGCAGTAGTATTTGTGTTAATTGGAACTTATTTTTTATTTATGTCATTAACTTTTATCGTTTTGAAAATTTTAAAAAGCAGTAATATATATTATAATAAAAAGCACTTTTTTACAGTTTCAGGACTTATGTCCCGTATGAAGTCTCATGTTGTAGGGTTAGCAAGTATTACGATGATCATAACGTTTTTAATCGTAACTCTTGGACTAAGTTTAACGACATATCGTGGAATACAAACACAAGTTGATCATACTCAAAAATATGATTATGAAATGAGTATAACTGTATTTAAGGAGCCTGCTGAAGTTAAACAATTGTACGATGAGTTAACAATGAATAAGGACGTAGAGTCCCTAAATATGACAAAGTCTTTAGAGTTACCAGCAATTGACAATAATGGAAAGATTGATAATTTTAATCAATTAAACAAACCTTCAAAAAGTACTATGATGTATATGATTGTACGTTCTATTGATAGTCATAATGCATATTATAATACTAATTTAAATCTAGATGATGATGAGATTTTAGTTAGCAGCAATACGAAACGATATAATAAAAATACTCATTTTCAATTTTTAGATAATGATTCGCTAAAGACCACTTATACTGATGAGAACTTTCTTCAATCACAAATTGCAATTGATGCATTATATATTGTTGTACCAAATGAAACATTATATAAGAAATTTCAGGCGTACTATACAGATGATAGTGGTAGTGCGGAAACAAAAACATTAGCTTTTAATGCAATAAATGATGATGCCAAAGAAAGACTCGATGAAAGTGTTGAATCGTTTGAAGCGGATACTCAATTGCCGATAAGAAGTAAAGAAGAAGTAAAGAAAACTATCTATGAACTTAATGGTGGACTCGTATTTATAGGTGTTGTTGTATCTATTACACTCCTCGTTGGCCTATTTTTAATTATGTACTACAAACAAATTTCTGAAGGATATTCAGACAAAGAAAATTATGAAATTATGCAAAAACTTGGATTGTCATTTTCACTAATTAAATCTACAATCAACCGTCAAATACTTGTGATTTTTGGATTACCTATAGTGACTGCGATCATTCATACAATATTTGCATCAAAAATCATTTATACTTTGCTTGGGTTACTCGCTATAAATGATATTAAGTTATTTGTCACAAGCTATACTAGTGTTATTGTTATAATCATGCTTGTGTATATCATCATGTATATAATTACATCTAGAACATATATTAAAATAATAGGTAAAAAATAA